CCCCAATATATGGAAAAGAAAAAGAAGGGCAGTATTGCTATCTGTGCAATGTGCAATGAAGCTTTCCCATTAGAAGAAGATGAAGAGATATGCCTTGCCTGTAAGGGGGAGAATCCTTATCCTGCTTAGTAAAGCATTTCATTTGATTTTTTGAGTATGTCCTTTATCACAATTTTGACTTCCTAATATACTATATACTACCTCCCTTTAATCTTATGATCTCGAGGAGTTAAAATGAAAAGGAGGTTAATTTTGGATATAATCTTTTCGTAAACCTTATTAAAATGAGTTTAGGAGAATAGGCATCCCTGTGACTGCCTGTGGATGATTGCACGGATATATTTTGCATCAATAATTATTCCTTTGACTTTTTATTTAATACTTCTTCTTCAATTTCAACAATACTTGCTTGATCTTTTATTACTTTTATTTCATTATTTTACATGATGGTTAACTCCTTCTTATTATATTTTAACTTGGCATATTATCTATTAATGATCAAGGAGATACCATCTAATTTACATCATTGAATGGGATATCCCCTTTATACAACTCTAAATAATTAATATTTGCTAAAACAAGGAAAGGAGTAATAGTATGGGAAAGGGAGAAGAATATTGGCAGAAGTTAGAATGCCAACTACAGGATTTAGGCTCTAAAATATTAATATTGACAGACAAGGCAAGGTCAGAGGTAAAGACCAAGTATGACAGGACTTTAGATGACCTGCGCTCAAAGCGTAATGATCTTTGGAAGAATTTAAATGAGAATATGAGCACTCAACTTTCAGAATTGAGCATCAAGATCGATGAACTTGCGAGCAAGGCTAGGGTTGAGGCAAAAAAGGAATATAACGAAACCATAGAGACATTGCGTATCAAGCGTGATGAGGTGGCAGAAAAACTGGAAGAACAGAAGAATGCAGGTGAAAAAGCATTTATAGAAATAAAGATAGGCTTGAAAAAATCTTGGGATGAATTAAAGAATGCTTTAGATAATGCAATATCGAAATTCAAGTAATTAAAAACCAATAATGGACAGAATTATGCTCATTTATATATAGAAAAGAAGGTAAGCTATCGCAATAATATTTAATCTATGGACATACCCTAATGCATGGAAAAAGTAAATCTGAAATTGTATGATTCCATATACCATAATTTATCCCTACAATATTCTAATGATAATTTATTTTATGCTTGAAATTATGTCCCATAATGAAATGATCTAAACCATGGACTTCATACACCTACATAATCACTCTGATTACTCCATATTAGATGGCGCTATAACAATTGATAAGCTTATCTCTAAGGCAATAGAGATGGATATGCCGGGTGTAGCTCTCACTGACCATGGAAATATGTTCGGGGCATTGGAATTCTATCAAAAGGCACAGAAGGCAGGCATAAAGCCTATAATCGGAGAGGAATTCTATATTGCGCCAAAATCCAGATTTGAAAAATCCGGAAAGGAAAATGGTAATGATCCTTCTAACCATCTCCTCTTGTTAGCAAAAAACGCAACAGGTTATAAAAACCTTATGAAGCTCTCATCCATAGGTTATGTTGAGGGATTTTATTATAAGCCAAGGATAGATCTTGAAATATTAGAGAAGCATAAAGATGGTTTAATATGTTTAAGCTCTTGTATAAAGGGAGAGATACCATCACTTATATTAAGGGGAAAAAAAGAGGAGGCATCAAAATACGCAGGAATCTATCAAGAACTATTCGGCAAGGAACATTTTTATTTAGAATTACAGGATCATGGTTTATCGGAACAGAAAAAAGCTAATTCAGAACTAATAAATATCTCCAAATCATTGGAAATACCTCTAATCGTAACAAATGACTGCCATTACCCTGAGCAAAAAGATGCCCGCTCTCATGATGTACTGTTATGCATACAAACCGGTAAAACATTCGAAGATGAAAATAGAATGAGGTTCTCTTCTGATCAATTTTTTTTCAAAACACCAGAGCAGATGCATGCCTTATTCTCGGATTACCCTGAGGCGTTATCCAATACCTGTAAAATATTGGATATGATTGATATCAAGTTAAGCCTTGGCAATGCAATATTGCCAAATTTTACGGTTCCTGATGGATATACTCTCGATTCATATCTAAAGCACCTTGTGTACAAAGGAGCTACAAAGCGTTTTAATGATAATATTCCAGAAGATGTAAAAAGGCGGATTGAGCATGAACTCAAAGTTATTACGAGTATGCATTTCTCAGGGTATTTTCTAATAGTATGGGACTTTATTAACTATGCCAAAAGCAAAAAAATCCTTGTTGGCCCTGGCAGGGGTTCTGCTGCAGGATCAATGATATCATATTGCCTCGGAATTACAAGTCTTAATCCAATTAAGTACAATCTTCTATTTGAGAGATTCCTCAATCCAGATAGAAATGAAATGCCTGATATGGATATTGATTTTTGCGCTGAAAGGAGAGATGAGGTTATCGAATACGTTAAGGAGAAATATGGCGGGGAAGATCACGTAAGCCAAATAATTACTTTCAACAAGATGAAGGCTAAGGCAGTTATAAAGGATGTGGCAAGGGTTTTGAATATTCCATACTCTGAGTCAAATCAGATAAGCAAGTATATTACTGAGAACTCACTTGATGATGTCTTACAAAAATCGGAAGAATTTAATAATTTCTATAAGAATTCTAATAAGGGGAAGATGCTGATAGATATCTCCCTTGCCTTAGAGGGTGTAATCAGATCAGCGGGCAAGCATGCAGCCGGAGTCGTAATATCAAAAGATCCAATCACAGAATATGTCCCCCTTTATAGGGATTCAGTTGATGGCAGCATATCATCACAGTACGAGAAGATGAGTTTAGAATCTGCGGGCCTTGTTAAGATGGATATACTTGGTGTAAAGAATCTTACCATCATCGATAAGTGCCTCCACTTGATTGAAAATAGAAGGGGTGAGGTCATTGATATTAACAACATACCACTGGATGATAAATCAACCTTTTCATTATTACAGAAGGCAGAGACCTGTGGTGTTTTTCAACTTGAGAGTTCCGGTATGCAGAGCATACTGAGGAAACTGGGACCCACAAGTTTTGAGGAGATAATCGCAATTGTAGCTCTCTACAGACCTGGTCCATTGGATTCGGGAATGGTTGACGACTATATAACGAGAAAAAAGAATCCAGAAAGAATAAAGTATCCTCACCCAACCCTTGAGCAAATTCTAATGGATACCCTTGGGGTTATTGTTTATCAGGAACAGGTGATGCTAATCTCGCAAATTATGGGAGGCTTTACACTCTCAGAAGCCGATACCCTAAGAAAGGCCATGAGTAAAAAGAAACCCAAAGAGATTGATGAAATGGAAGAAAAATTCATCAATGGAGCAAAACAAAAAAATATAGACAACAGAATATCAGGGGAGATATTCTCAATGATGAAGAAATTCGGCAGGTATGGATTCAACAAATCTCATTCTGCTGCATATGCCATGGTGGCATATCATACAGCCTACCTAAAGGCTAACTATCCCTTTGAATATATGACAGCTCTTCTCTCAACCCAACAAGATAACCAAAGCAATATTATCAAATATATTAAGGATTGCTGGTCAAGCGGCATTCAAATTTTGCCACCAGATGTTAATTACAGTGGAATGGATTTTCTCATAGAGGATAAATCAATAAGATTCGGTTTAGGAGCAATAAAGGGTATCGGAGAAAAGGCAATACAATCTATTATTGATTCAAGGGATAGAATAGAAGGGTTTAAAACCTTACAGGACTTTTTAGCAAATACAGATATCGTAACTATTAACCGTGGAGTCATAGAATCACTCATAAAGGCTGGCGCTTTTGATTCTATTTATATAAACAGGGCAACCCTCTTTGCTTCAGTTGATACACTGGTTGAAACAGCGAAACAACTTCAGATGGATAAGGCCACAGGGCAGGGCAATCTGTTTGAGTTTAATAATGATGAATCCACTGAAGTTGAATTTGTCAATATTGATTTTAATGAAGTTTGTGAATGGGATAATCACTTGATACTATCCTTTGAAAAAGAAGTACTTGGAGTATATATATCCAGCCACCCATTGGCTGATTATGAAACTGAGATTAAGGCCTTATCCTGCCTTTCCATATCTGAATTAGCAGAAAATAAGGATATTGGGGAGGCTTCAATTATCGGGATCATAAGCAACGTAAATGTTAAAACCTCAAGAAATGGCAATCGCTTTGCTATTGGGAATCTTGAAGATTTGGAAGGCATTATTGAAGCAATATTTCGACCCAATATCCTTTCAAAATATGAAGAGATATTATCCAGCGAGGATATTATAATGGTTAAGGGAAATATTGAGTTTGAAGAGGATAATCTGCGAAGAATCATAGTGAATGAGATACAGGCATTAAGAGATTTTCTAAATGATTCAATATCAGCCATACACATTAGAATCATACCAGAAGAAATAAAAGAGACTACCATTGAAAACCTGAAATCAATTATTGTTGATAATAGTGGAACCTGCCCAGTGTACTTTCATGTAAGTGAAAATGGAGACAAGGAAAAAATCATAAACGTTCATCCCTCCTTTAATATTATGCCATCGAAAAAGCTCATTAATAAATTGACAGATATGATAGGTAATAATGCAATCCGTTATTCCATTAGATCATAGAATATTCTTTTGATTATCAATATTAAATAAATTATGCGTCCGAAAAAAGAAAAAAAAGGTAAAAGGGATAGATTAAGATCTGAAATTAACGAATTCACATACACAGTGGATGAATTTATAGCTAAAGAAAAGATGAAGGCAAGATCGCTCCGAAACTCTTCATGGTGGAGGAGGAAAACAGCCACAGGAGTATGTCATTATTGTGGGGGGAAATGCTCTCCAGATAACCTAACGATGGATCATCTAATACCCCTATCAAGGGGGGGTAGATCAGAGAAGGTCAATATTGTTCCAGCTTGTAAGGATTGTAATAATAAAAAAAAATATCTTCTCCCAGTCGAGTGGGAGGAATATTTAAATTTGCTACGAAATACTGAGAAATAATCTAATATTTTTATCAAGCCTAGACAGGGAGGGTTGCTGGTAATAGGCTAATTTTGTTGAAATTAAATAGCTTTTATTATATAATACTACGTTACTGCTTTTATCGCTCATAATGAGAATCAACCAGAGACCAATTAGGTTTTGTAATGGACATTGTTGATACTAAAAACGCTGAATTATTAAAAAAGGGCAACCTCTTGATTGTTCAGGGACAAAATCCAGAATATTTGCATTATATTCACAGTGGAATCCTAGAGATCCTATCAACCCCCCCTGAATATGAAGGACTTGATCCTGATATTATTATTTCAAAAAGCAGAAGAGTTGGCATCATTAAGGAAAAGACGCTTATCTCATATCTAAGCGTTCCCTTTAAAGGACCCTATAAAAAATCAATCAGGGTTCTTGAAGATTCTCAAATTTCAAAACATCCAATAAAAAATAGAAAATTAAGCGACATTGCAAGAGAAGATCCAAGCCTATCATTAAACATAGTGATTCACCTCTTGAAACGACTGGAGGCTTCCATTGCAGACACACACAGTTATGCAAAGCTATATCAAAATCTCTGCAAAATAGATGATAATTTTTCTCTTATGTTTAAAACCCTATCAAAAACAAACACCTCTGATAAATTACAAGAAAAATCAGAAATCCTATATAAGGCATTCTTGAATAACCAAGGATCCTTGCCTTCAGAGTTTGACGCAAAGTTTTTAATCGCTGATAACAGCAATCAATTAAAGAAGAAGTATTCATTCCCAGGATTACCAATAGAATCTCTGGTGGATACTAAACAGTGCAAATTCATTCAAAAGTTTCTAAAATTAAGGGTTAAAACCTTTGCATCTATTATAAATGAGGACTCATCCATTTGTGAAGATATGATCGATATCTTGTCAGATAATATTATTAAAATATTGGACAGAATAGAATCAATTCAAAAAGAAATTGATAAAGAGATGACAAACCTTTTTGGCTCAGATTTAAGTTGGTCATCCTATCTAGTTAATGAAGGGGGAATTAATGAATGGTTTAGGAGTGGCCGATTATCAATTGATTTTACTAAAAATTTAATATCAATTTTAGCGAAAATCATCACTTATTATAAAACACTTTTTGGAGAAAATCCTACCCTAAAATATCCTGGATTTAATGCTATTAATAAATTTCATCAATCCATGAAGAGCAAAATTGAGAATAAATCTGTTAAACAAGGAAAGATTACAGGAAACTCCATAAGAGATTATCATAACTCCTTACATCAGATATTCGAATTTGCACTTATTGATAAGGAATTTCAGGGAAACTTTCTAAAAACTTTAACAAATTTTAAGAGTATGAAAAATCCATTCAATACAGAGTCTGATGGAAGGAAATCAAGACGGCACATAAGTAATCTGTATTGGGATCTTTTCAAACAGGTTTACATAAGAAATCAAAATGAATCGGTTTCTCCCCCATCAGTACGTATGATGATGAGATTTGGTTTTATAGATGAGACTCTCCTTGAAGAGAATCAGATATTAGAATTAGATGAATTGATGTCAAAGAGAGAAGAGAAGACTAATACTCCAATACTCTTTGAGGATGAATTTCTTACAAAGATCTACAATGGCGAAGAAAACGCCAGCATCACAGAGATGGGTTTATCTTACGAGGCTTTTTTAAGAGAAGAAGAAAAACATAAAAAAAAATCCAAGAAAGGCAGCAATATTGAGGTTGAAGATGAAAATATAAAAAAAGCGATGTATGAGATAGATCATCGATTGTTTACTACTGTAGCAGTCTGCTCCGGTTCCACAGCAACGGCCTTTCCAATTTTAACCTCAATGACCATAAAAGGAAATCCCTCTAAATACTATACATCTAAGGAAAAGATTGAGTCTGTGATAAAAAAGCTAATGGATGTTGATTTCTCTGTTTTTTACAGAGAAACAGTAGTTAAACTGGATGAAGCAAGAGAGATTATACAAGAGGAGGTTATACCAAACATCATTCTGCTCCCATCTTTTGGAACAAAGACAATGCTATGGCAAGAGTTAGATGGCAAAAACAGAAAGACAAAGGGAAGAATAGTGGTTCCCATACTCTTTTCTGGAGACTTGACTAAGAGTATGGCTCATACCCTTGCCTGCTTTCGATGGGAATTAAATAGAACCATCAAGGGTGGAATGTGGGCTGATCCTGTTGAGGGCGGAATTACTGGCGCATATTTTGATTATGTGAACTTTTATAAAAAAAATTCAAAACTCTCAGCAGAAACCAAGGATAAAATATCAGAAAGATTTAAGAGTCTAAGAACAAACCGGGATAGGTTTGCAGATGATTATATAATGTGGGTATTATTTGAAAAGGATGGCGTCATGAGACTGAATAGTGTAATAAGGGATATGTTTTATAAACATATTCCATTCAAAAAGGAACTAAGGTCTAAACTAGAAAATATGCCAGCCTTTACTGAAATAGCATCAAGATATAATAATTTATTAGAAAGACGAATAAATAATTATCAGAGGAAGTATAAAAAGTATATGGATACAAACAGTATATTACCCGACTCCCTTCAACGATATATGGATTTTATATCAAATTAGATATTATTAACAAAACAATAACAATATCTCTCATTATATCAACATAGTTATCAACAATATATTCAGCTTATTAACTATTTATCCATACCCTATCAAGAATTATTAACTTTTTTTGTTATTTATATAAAAGATAAAATTATTTGTTGCAATATAAATTAAAGAGAATTAAGAGTATTAAGAATTGTTGAGTTAACGCAATATTAACCGCTGAGAAATAACTTCATTTTCATTCTAATCTGAAGAAATTATGTAATTTCATTCTATCCGCTTTAAAC
Above is a window of Spirochaetota bacterium DNA encoding:
- the dnaE gene encoding DNA polymerase III subunit alpha is translated as MDFIHLHNHSDYSILDGAITIDKLISKAIEMDMPGVALTDHGNMFGALEFYQKAQKAGIKPIIGEEFYIAPKSRFEKSGKENGNDPSNHLLLLAKNATGYKNLMKLSSIGYVEGFYYKPRIDLEILEKHKDGLICLSSCIKGEIPSLILRGKKEEASKYAGIYQELFGKEHFYLELQDHGLSEQKKANSELINISKSLEIPLIVTNDCHYPEQKDARSHDVLLCIQTGKTFEDENRMRFSSDQFFFKTPEQMHALFSDYPEALSNTCKILDMIDIKLSLGNAILPNFTVPDGYTLDSYLKHLVYKGATKRFNDNIPEDVKRRIEHELKVITSMHFSGYFLIVWDFINYAKSKKILVGPGRGSAAGSMISYCLGITSLNPIKYNLLFERFLNPDRNEMPDMDIDFCAERRDEVIEYVKEKYGGEDHVSQIITFNKMKAKAVIKDVARVLNIPYSESNQISKYITENSLDDVLQKSEEFNNFYKNSNKGKMLIDISLALEGVIRSAGKHAAGVVISKDPITEYVPLYRDSVDGSISSQYEKMSLESAGLVKMDILGVKNLTIIDKCLHLIENRRGEVIDINNIPLDDKSTFSLLQKAETCGVFQLESSGMQSILRKLGPTSFEEIIAIVALYRPGPLDSGMVDDYITRKKNPERIKYPHPTLEQILMDTLGVIVYQEQVMLISQIMGGFTLSEADTLRKAMSKKKPKEIDEMEEKFINGAKQKNIDNRISGEIFSMMKKFGRYGFNKSHSAAYAMVAYHTAYLKANYPFEYMTALLSTQQDNQSNIIKYIKDCWSSGIQILPPDVNYSGMDFLIEDKSIRFGLGAIKGIGEKAIQSIIDSRDRIEGFKTLQDFLANTDIVTINRGVIESLIKAGAFDSIYINRATLFASVDTLVETAKQLQMDKATGQGNLFEFNNDESTEVEFVNIDFNEVCEWDNHLILSFEKEVLGVYISSHPLADYETEIKALSCLSISELAENKDIGEASIIGIISNVNVKTSRNGNRFAIGNLEDLEGIIEAIFRPNILSKYEEILSSEDIIMVKGNIEFEEDNLRRIIVNEIQALRDFLNDSISAIHIRIIPEEIKETTIENLKSIIVDNSGTCPVYFHVSENGDKEKIINVHPSFNIMPSKKLINKLTDMIGNNAIRYSIRS
- a CDS encoding HNH endonuclease signature motif containing protein, whose amino-acid sequence is MRPKKEKKGKRDRLRSEINEFTYTVDEFIAKEKMKARSLRNSSWWRRKTATGVCHYCGGKCSPDNLTMDHLIPLSRGGRSEKVNIVPACKDCNNKKKYLLPVEWEEYLNLLRNTEK